A genomic stretch from Desulfobacterales bacterium includes:
- a CDS encoding response regulator transcription factor, with protein sequence MIKVLLADDHRIVRAGLCRIVEESGNMEVIAEASDGNDAVKKILEKSPDVAVIDISMPGMDGLEVVAQIRNYKPDLPIIMLTMHQEEQYVVRAIEAGAMGYITKKSAPEQLVDAIGKVYNGKRYLTDEISELLALRLARGANGKSPLDSLSTRELQVLKRLAQGHTNKEIAESYHISTKTVDTYRFRLLKKLDLRNNADLSRFAVQNNLV encoded by the coding sequence ATGATAAAGGTTTTATTGGCAGATGATCACCGTATTGTAAGGGCCGGGCTTTGCAGAATCGTGGAAGAAAGCGGCAACATGGAGGTAATTGCAGAAGCTTCTGATGGCAATGACGCTGTTAAAAAGATTCTTGAAAAATCGCCCGATGTGGCGGTTATTGATATTTCCATGCCCGGCATGGACGGGCTTGAGGTTGTGGCGCAGATTAGGAACTATAAACCTGACCTTCCGATAATCATGCTTACCATGCACCAAGAAGAGCAGTATGTGGTAAGGGCAATTGAGGCCGGAGCTATGGGGTATATAACCAAAAAGTCAGCTCCTGAACAATTGGTAGATGCCATCGGAAAAGTATATAACGGCAAGCGCTATCTTACTGATGAAATCTCTGAATTGCTTGCCCTGCGCCTTGCAAGAGGTGCAAATGGAAAGTCGCCTTTAGATTCTCTTTCCACAAGAGAGCTTCAGGTTTTAAAACGTCTGGCACAGGGACATACTAACAAGGAGATTGCCGAATCATATCATATCAGTACCAAAACTGTTGATACCTACCGTTTCAGGCTTCTTAAAAAACTTGATCTTCGCAATAATGCTGATCTGTCCCGTTTTGCCGTTCAAAACAACCTTGTATAG
- a CDS encoding TPM domain-containing protein — translation MMKDLAEKFLSESDKRIIIEAVKTAEQKTSGEIVPLVVSASGSYPLANVTGGAALAFLPAVSLTPWIGGFFWIGGQNMWMFLILFIAFFLLFRETVKRLAWLKRLFISKKEIEEEVHEAAVTSFFKEGLYRTRDANGILIFISVLEHKVWVLADKGINTRVPQSRWTGIVDGIIEGIKENRQGAAICEAVMEVGGILSEHFPLKSDDTDELKNLIVKD, via the coding sequence ATGATGAAAGACCTTGCAGAGAAATTCTTATCCGAATCGGACAAGCGCATAATCATAGAGGCCGTTAAAACGGCTGAACAAAAGACTTCCGGCGAAATTGTTCCGCTGGTGGTTTCCGCCAGTGGCTCCTACCCCTTGGCGAATGTAACCGGAGGTGCCGCCCTGGCGTTTCTTCCGGCGGTTTCCCTGACGCCCTGGATCGGTGGTTTTTTTTGGATAGGCGGCCAGAACATGTGGATGTTTCTGATCCTTTTTATCGCCTTTTTTTTATTGTTCCGCGAAACCGTGAAGCGGCTTGCATGGCTTAAGCGACTTTTTATATCCAAAAAAGAAATTGAAGAAGAAGTGCATGAGGCTGCGGTTACCAGCTTTTTCAAGGAAGGGTTGTACCGCACTCGCGATGCGAACGGAATACTGATCTTTATTTCGGTCCTGGAGCATAAAGTGTGGGTTCTTGCGGACAAAGGCATCAACACCCGAGTGCCTCAGTCCCGGTGGACCGGCATCGTGGATGGCATCATTGAGGGGATTAAAGAAAATCGTCAGGGGGCTGCCATTTGCGAAGCCGTGATGGAAGTCGGGGGTATTCTAAGCGAGCATTTTCCGCTTAAGTCCGATGATACCGATGAACTGAAAAATCTGATTGTCAAGGATTGA
- a CDS encoding thymidylate synthase: MQIHFIEARDLPDLWFQAVHDILDKGRRFTIDRGSYAGQTRLEYDYFVGHVRYPATRPMLPDIPPACGIPNPVEEAYIYGGQGYERSYVEYLMTGQKAEGESYTYGERLTRAPLTGDKLAWWEKGKTEIIDKRPVDGKMLFEEDGRFYLNQIEWAIHTYKHFGYRNNQMVLQVAHPTDMALLDPPCLRSIDTRIQDDTLHFVIYFRSWDLWGGLPANLAGIQNLKEYMAAEIGVKDGEMIVESKGLHLYGYAEDLAKLRCMRI; encoded by the coding sequence ATGCAGATTCATTTTATTGAAGCTAGGGATTTACCTGACTTATGGTTCCAGGCGGTACACGATATTCTGGATAAGGGCCGCCGGTTTACGATTGATCGGGGGTCTTATGCGGGACAGACGCGCCTGGAATATGATTATTTTGTCGGCCATGTGCGCTATCCCGCCACCCGGCCGATGTTGCCGGATATTCCGCCTGCGTGCGGAATCCCGAACCCGGTGGAGGAAGCTTATATATACGGTGGGCAGGGGTATGAACGCTCCTATGTGGAATATCTCATGACCGGTCAGAAAGCCGAAGGGGAATCTTACACCTACGGCGAGCGGCTGACCCGGGCGCCCCTTACCGGCGACAAATTGGCGTGGTGGGAAAAAGGAAAAACCGAAATTATCGATAAACGTCCTGTGGACGGGAAAATGCTTTTCGAAGAGGACGGCCGGTTTTATCTGAACCAGATCGAGTGGGCCATTCACACCTATAAGCATTTTGGTTACCGAAATAACCAAATGGTGCTTCAGGTGGCGCATCCCACGGATATGGCCCTTTTGGACCCGCCGTGTTTGCGGTCTATCGATACCCGTATTCAGGATGACACCCTGCACTTTGTCATCTATTTTCGCTCCTGGGATTTGTGGGGCGGGCTGCCCGCTAACCTGGCCGGTATTCAGAACCTGAAAGAATATATGGCCGCGGAGATCGGGGTCAAAGATGGCGAAATGATCGTTGAGAGCAAGGGGCTTCATCTCTACGGGTATGCCGAAGATCTGGCAAAACTCAGATGCATGCGGATTTGA
- a CDS encoding PBP1A family penicillin-binding protein: MKKKKTVYKHIRSWVLQLILVALLSASAAGILYITTLAGKIDTRFAGRLWDLPSKVYSDTTLLYTGQTISHRLFREKLDRLGYRQVDRPPEKAGEMRFSNTAIEIYLRPFQAPYFEQKSGPVWIGLKGNRISDIISGDAGSKTPVLELEPEELMLYFGPDRERRELVSIRNLPPHVLHAVLAAEDYRFYHHRGIEIKAILRALATNLRKGEISQGGSTITQQLAKNYFLSPERTLSRKLKELLITGILEYKFDKDTILEMYLNEIYFGQEGSVSINGIGQAAQFYFDKPAAALSVAEAATIAGLIKAPNRYSPYKNRTQCKQRRNDVIDAMHKRQWLTAEAHEGEKARPVTPAGYRDYHQQAPYFMDYLTQQLSTLYSRKDLSREGLSIFTTIDTQVQSAAEKALNAGLARLESINPKLKRKNPEGKLQGAVIVMQPKTGYIIAMVGGRDYGISQFNRAAQAKRQPGSAIKPFVYLTGLDRYRPPSRLSNEPRTYMINGRPWRPKNYNPLASPVVTFREALAFSHNIATVNLALDIGLTHIAKTFRSFYLPAPETPYAAMALGALELDPLSLARAYCVFAADGVLPYPLSIKEVAGEDGHILENRHATIERLIPATKAYMINNLLRSVVLDGTARGAKRLGVNWPVAGKTGTTNDSRDAWFIGYTPNLLAVVWVGFDNGDSIMASGASAALPIWADLMLSLPQYVSGEWFTMPSGIETIEVCSETGMLPNPGCCPGVTREIFLSVNRPTTQCRQHDCPTRLEKIWKGFKDIVPGF; the protein is encoded by the coding sequence ATGAAAAAGAAAAAAACCGTTTATAAGCACATTCGTTCCTGGGTATTGCAACTCATTCTTGTCGCACTCCTATCCGCGTCGGCTGCAGGCATTCTTTACATAACCACCCTTGCAGGAAAAATCGACACCCGTTTTGCCGGCCGGCTATGGGACCTTCCATCAAAGGTCTATTCCGACACCACGCTTCTTTACACCGGACAAACGATCAGCCACCGGCTTTTCAGAGAAAAGCTCGACAGGCTCGGCTACCGGCAGGTTGACCGGCCCCCGGAAAAGGCCGGAGAAATGCGGTTTTCAAACACGGCTATCGAGATTTACCTACGCCCCTTTCAAGCCCCTTACTTTGAGCAAAAAAGCGGGCCCGTTTGGATTGGCTTAAAGGGGAATCGCATTAGCGACATCATCAGCGGCGATGCCGGGTCAAAAACGCCCGTGCTGGAGCTGGAACCCGAAGAATTGATGCTCTATTTCGGACCGGATCGCGAGCGCCGGGAGCTGGTCTCCATCAGGAATTTGCCCCCGCATGTCCTGCACGCGGTCCTGGCCGCAGAGGATTACCGGTTTTACCACCACCGGGGAATCGAAATAAAAGCCATTTTAAGAGCACTGGCCACCAATTTACGCAAAGGTGAGATCAGCCAGGGCGGCTCCACCATCACTCAGCAACTGGCTAAAAATTATTTCCTTTCCCCGGAGCGCACCCTGAGCCGTAAATTAAAAGAGCTGCTCATCACCGGCATTCTTGAATACAAGTTTGACAAAGACACGATTCTTGAAATGTATCTGAACGAAATCTACTTCGGCCAGGAAGGTTCGGTGTCCATCAACGGCATCGGCCAGGCCGCCCAATTCTACTTTGACAAACCGGCCGCGGCGCTTTCCGTCGCCGAAGCCGCCACCATCGCCGGGTTGATCAAGGCGCCAAACCGATACTCGCCCTATAAAAACCGGACACAGTGCAAGCAACGGCGAAATGATGTCATAGACGCCATGCACAAGCGTCAATGGCTCACGGCCGAAGCCCATGAAGGTGAAAAAGCACGTCCCGTCACCCCCGCCGGTTATCGCGATTATCATCAACAGGCCCCCTATTTCATGGATTATCTGACGCAACAGCTATCGACCCTATATAGCCGCAAAGATCTTTCCCGCGAGGGCCTGTCCATATTCACCACCATCGACACGCAGGTGCAGTCAGCCGCCGAAAAAGCCCTGAACGCGGGGTTGGCACGGCTGGAGTCCATCAACCCGAAACTGAAGCGAAAAAATCCCGAAGGGAAACTTCAGGGCGCCGTTATCGTCATGCAGCCCAAAACCGGCTACATCATTGCCATGGTCGGCGGCAGGGACTACGGAATCAGCCAGTTTAACCGAGCCGCTCAAGCCAAACGGCAGCCGGGCAGCGCCATCAAACCCTTTGTTTATTTAACAGGGCTCGACAGATACAGGCCCCCTTCAAGGCTTTCCAATGAGCCTCGCACATACATGATAAATGGCCGCCCGTGGCGGCCGAAAAACTATAACCCCCTGGCCAGTCCCGTGGTCACGTTCAGGGAAGCCCTGGCATTCTCGCATAATATAGCGACCGTGAACCTGGCGTTGGATATCGGCCTTACGCATATCGCAAAGACCTTTCGCTCGTTTTATCTTCCCGCGCCGGAAACGCCCTATGCCGCCATGGCGCTGGGAGCGCTGGAACTTGATCCTCTGTCTCTGGCGCGGGCCTATTGCGTGTTTGCCGCGGACGGCGTGCTTCCCTATCCCTTGTCCATTAAAGAGGTAGCGGGAGAAGATGGCCATATTCTTGAAAACCGTCATGCCACCATCGAACGGTTGATTCCTGCGACCAAAGCCTATATGATAAATAATTTGTTGCGCAGTGTGGTTCTCGACGGCACGGCGCGGGGCGCCAAACGACTGGGGGTCAACTGGCCGGTGGCCGGAAAAACAGGCACCACCAATGATTCCCGGGACGCCTGGTTTATCGGTTATACCCCCAATTTGCTGGCCGTCGTATGGGTCGGATTCGATAACGGGGATTCCATCATGGCCTCCGGTGCAAGCGCTGCGCTTCCCATATGGGCCGATCTGATGCTGTCGCTGCCGCAGTACGTCTCCGGCGAATGGTTTACCATGCCTTCCGGCATAGAGACCATAGAGGTTTGTTCGGAAACAGGCATGCTTCCAAACCCGGGATGTTGCCCCGGTGTGACAAGGGAGATCTTTCTCTCTGTAAACCGGCCGACAACGCAGTGTCGGCAACACGACTGCCCGACCCGGCTGGAAAAAATATGGAAAGGATTCAAAGACATTGTCCCCGGTTTTTAA
- a CDS encoding PAS domain-containing protein translates to MKLRLIILGLSLLALISSFVGGYFYYSSIKNTEIKNAEKQAVARTEKIKKHLSSLLSEYQKPVRVLAGMQEIATAISAPTPKSLEKASLLAEHFNSSLDAEICYIADNNGNVVISTKKNKSDYFVGKNIKFRPYFQQAIQGIPTTYLAIGITSGKRGAYYSHPVYVKNLKEPLGVAVIKASVKDIEHNLSAEPGEIVLFTSPQDIVFVSTREEWQYGLLWKESEKKISEIVSSEQFGTGPWDWTGLKINTEGFVTDKRNNKYLMHRAKMEDYKGWNLLHLQNLGTISQGFSTPFIHITGTIIVILCFLFGFIVVILYINGAKEIVRREKAEEGLKVAKEQLSLYTKDLERQVAERTREITGILKYTPDVIYMKDINERYILVNTRYEEIFGVKNEEIRGKTAHEFMPEEVAKKIQVNDQKVLMEKHSCRVEHSVTYHGAVHNYLSVKFPIYDEAGHISGVGAISTDITPLKKNQEQLKRLSGSVITGQEKERAAIARELHDELGQLLTVLRMDAVWILNRTKDKDEKTAYHASSMRDLIDKTIDDVRNIAIRLRPGVLDDLGLVDALDWFTSDFETRTGITCIFEHNNVPALNDTIATAAYRIAQESLTNVARHANATHVTVSLHEQDKILRLIITDDGQGFDISSTKESLGVAGMRERAGIVGGMLTIESLPHEGTRISFELKTDIQGDL, encoded by the coding sequence ATGAAGCTACGCCTGATTATACTGGGGCTGTCACTGCTGGCATTAATATCTTCTTTTGTCGGAGGCTATTTTTATTATTCATCAATAAAAAACACTGAAATTAAAAATGCTGAAAAACAGGCTGTTGCCAGGACGGAAAAGATAAAAAAACATCTTTCATCCTTGCTGTCGGAATATCAAAAACCCGTCAGAGTCTTGGCAGGAATGCAGGAAATTGCAACAGCCATTTCAGCACCCACCCCGAAAAGTTTGGAAAAAGCCAGCCTTCTGGCAGAGCATTTCAATAGCAGTCTGGATGCAGAAATATGTTATATTGCGGATAATAATGGAAATGTTGTAATATCAACCAAAAAGAATAAATCAGATTATTTTGTCGGTAAAAATATAAAGTTTCGCCCCTATTTTCAGCAGGCAATTCAGGGTATTCCGACAACATATCTTGCCATTGGCATAACATCAGGTAAACGGGGGGCCTATTATAGCCATCCAGTTTATGTAAAAAATTTAAAAGAGCCCTTAGGGGTTGCTGTTATCAAAGCGTCGGTCAAGGATATTGAACACAATCTCAGTGCGGAACCGGGAGAGATCGTTTTGTTCACCTCTCCCCAGGATATTGTTTTTGTTTCAACCAGGGAAGAATGGCAGTATGGCTTATTGTGGAAAGAGTCCGAGAAAAAAATTTCGGAGATTGTCAGCTCTGAGCAGTTTGGGACAGGCCCTTGGGATTGGACTGGTCTGAAAATAAATACCGAAGGATTTGTTACAGATAAACGGAATAACAAATACCTGATGCACAGAGCGAAAATGGAGGATTATAAGGGCTGGAACCTTTTGCATCTTCAAAATCTGGGCACAATCTCCCAAGGTTTTTCCACTCCATTTATCCACATAACAGGCACAATTATTGTTATATTATGTTTTTTATTTGGTTTTATTGTAGTCATTCTTTATATTAATGGTGCCAAAGAGATTGTCAGGCGGGAGAAAGCAGAAGAAGGTCTCAAGGTTGCCAAAGAACAACTTAGCCTTTATACAAAAGATCTTGAGCGTCAGGTAGCGGAGCGTACGAGAGAAATTACAGGTATTTTGAAATACACTCCTGATGTAATATACATGAAGGATATAAATGAGCGTTATATTTTAGTCAATACGCGTTATGAAGAAATATTCGGGGTTAAAAACGAGGAAATAAGGGGCAAGACTGCGCATGAATTTATGCCGGAAGAGGTGGCCAAAAAAATTCAGGTCAACGACCAAAAGGTCCTTATGGAAAAGCATTCCTGCCGGGTGGAACACAGCGTTACCTATCATGGGGCGGTGCACAACTATTTATCCGTAAAATTTCCAATTTATGATGAGGCAGGACATATAAGTGGTGTGGGCGCAATTTCAACTGACATTACCCCATTGAAAAAAAATCAGGAGCAGCTTAAACGGCTTTCAGGCAGCGTTATTACGGGACAGGAAAAGGAGCGTGCCGCCATTGCCAGGGAACTGCACGATGAGCTTGGGCAGCTTCTCACAGTTCTTCGCATGGATGCGGTATGGATATTAAACCGCACAAAAGATAAGGACGAAAAAACCGCTTACCATGCATCTTCAATGAGGGATTTGATTGATAAAACCATCGATGATGTTAGAAATATTGCTATCCGACTGCGTCCCGGAGTTCTGGACGATCTTGGGCTTGTCGATGCTTTGGACTGGTTTACATCTGATTTTGAAACACGAACCGGAATAACATGTATTTTTGAACATAATAATGTGCCGGCATTAAACGATACTATTGCTACCGCAGCCTATCGCATTGCCCAGGAAAGCCTTACCAATGTTGCCCGTCATGCAAATGCTACGCACGTAACTGTCAGTTTGCATGAACAGGACAAGATTTTGAGGCTGATAATAACAGATGACGGTCAGGGCTTTGATATATCTTCAACAAAAGAATCCCTGGGTGTGGCAGGGATGAGGGAACGTGCCGGTATTGTCGGAGGTATGCTAACTATAGAATCCTTGCCCCATGAAGGTACACGGATAAGCTTTGAATTGAAGACGGATATCCAGGGGGATTTATGA
- a CDS encoding IS66 family transposase — MDRWRTLMRQHHYLGFERIVGKSLCYVATTNESQVIEEKNTSIGRLCKYLLGAPTETARNILKRKEKSEEKPEAPLKKQKGHGKKPASAYEGATRVIIEHARLAPKDPCPECEKGKLYELAMPSVFVHITGHAPLKATVYERTRLRCNLCGEVFTPALPAEVGDNKHDESAAAMLALLKYGCGMPLNRLEKLQGHLGNPLAASTQWDILNASAIHLAPVYDALVEHAAQGQLLHNDDTTMKVLSLLKEPDTENNRTGIFTSGIVSIRDEHRVALFMTGRQHAGENLTELLKQRATGLAPPIQMCDALSRNASKDFETIMANCLSHARRQFVEWVNRFPEECEYVIKKLGTVYHHDAITKQQALPMEERLKYHQIHSGPLMADLNAWCNRQIGEKLVEPNSGLGKAIHYMLRHWEKLSRFLHVPGAPLDNNICEQALKHAILHRKNALFYKTQRGAKVGDLFMSLIHTCQMAGINPLDYLTWLLKQASKLILSPSDFLPWNYNPQHP; from the coding sequence ATGGATCGTTGGCGTACCTTGATGCGCCAGCACCACTATCTCGGCTTTGAGCGGATCGTAGGAAAATCCCTTTGCTATGTTGCCACCACTAATGAAAGCCAGGTTATAGAAGAGAAAAATACTTCCATCGGACGATTGTGCAAATATTTGCTGGGCGCTCCCACCGAAACAGCCAGAAATATCCTCAAGCGCAAGGAAAAGTCTGAAGAAAAACCGGAAGCACCCCTCAAAAAACAAAAAGGCCATGGCAAAAAGCCGGCATCCGCCTATGAGGGGGCTACCAGGGTCATTATCGAACACGCCCGGCTTGCGCCCAAAGATCCCTGTCCGGAATGTGAAAAGGGTAAACTCTACGAGTTGGCCATGCCCTCGGTGTTTGTTCACATTACCGGCCACGCACCGCTCAAGGCCACCGTGTATGAACGAACACGGCTTCGCTGCAATCTTTGCGGCGAGGTGTTCACCCCGGCGCTTCCGGCTGAAGTGGGGGATAACAAACATGATGAATCAGCCGCAGCGATGCTGGCACTCTTAAAATACGGCTGCGGTATGCCCTTGAATCGGCTTGAAAAGCTTCAGGGGCATTTGGGTAACCCCCTTGCCGCTTCAACCCAGTGGGATATTCTCAATGCATCGGCAATCCATCTTGCTCCGGTCTACGATGCTCTCGTTGAGCACGCCGCTCAGGGGCAGCTCCTTCACAATGACGATACCACCATGAAGGTGCTCTCATTATTAAAGGAGCCGGACACGGAAAATAACCGCACGGGAATCTTTACTTCAGGCATCGTCAGCATCCGGGATGAGCATCGGGTCGCCCTGTTCATGACCGGCCGGCAGCATGCCGGGGAAAACCTCACCGAACTTTTAAAACAGCGAGCCACTGGCCTTGCGCCCCCCATCCAGATGTGCGATGCCCTCAGCCGCAACGCATCCAAGGATTTTGAAACCATCATGGCCAATTGCCTTAGCCACGCTCGCCGTCAATTTGTGGAATGGGTGAACCGTTTCCCTGAAGAGTGCGAATATGTCATCAAAAAACTGGGAACCGTCTACCACCATGATGCGATTACCAAACAACAGGCACTGCCAATGGAGGAGCGGCTCAAATATCATCAGATTCACAGCGGTCCGCTCATGGCCGATCTTAACGCCTGGTGTAACCGGCAGATCGGTGAAAAACTCGTGGAACCAAACTCCGGCCTGGGCAAAGCGATACATTACATGCTCCGGCATTGGGAAAAATTATCCCGGTTTTTACATGTACCCGGCGCTCCGCTGGATAATAACATATGCGAACAGGCGCTAAAACACGCCATTCTCCACCGCAAAAATGCGCTGTTCTACAAGACCCAACGGGGCGCTAAAGTGGGGGATCTGTTTATGAGCCTGATCCACACTTGTCAGATGGCCGGGATCAATCCACTCGATTATCTTACGTGGCTGCTCAAACAGGCATCGAAGCTGATACTCTCTCCCAGCGATTTCTTGCCTTGGAATTATAACCCTCAACATCCCTAA
- a CDS encoding TPM domain-containing protein, whose translation MRRNETMRLAGAWLVAAMMLILLTSSVLMAVKLPKLTGRVNDYASILSDDAERQLDAALRAFEGTDSTQIVVLTIPSLDGEAIEDFSIRVAEAWKIGQSKIDNGAILLVAPNERKLRIEVGYGLEGKLTDLVAGRIIREVIVPAFKAGSFDQGVMAGVGAMMAAVKGEYTAPEGGAGSAGRRQSGSPLLLPLIAFIFLVGQLGRVRRPLGAAAGGVLMPLFGAIFLKTGLLMLLALIPLGLVAGYLLSLIAAGLSGGRHIGGGYYGGFGGGGGFSSGSFGGFSGGGGGFGGGGASGGW comes from the coding sequence ATGCGAAGAAACGAAACGATGCGGCTTGCTGGCGCGTGGCTGGTTGCTGCAATGATGTTAATCCTTTTAACCAGTTCTGTCCTCATGGCCGTGAAGTTGCCAAAGCTTACAGGGCGGGTGAACGATTATGCTAGTATTCTTTCCGATGATGCGGAAAGGCAGCTTGACGCGGCGCTTCGCGCCTTTGAGGGAACTGATTCAACGCAGATCGTGGTCTTGACCATTCCCTCGTTGGATGGGGAGGCCATTGAGGATTTTTCCATTCGTGTGGCAGAGGCTTGGAAAATAGGTCAGTCCAAAATCGACAATGGCGCAATACTTCTGGTTGCCCCGAACGAGCGAAAGCTGAGAATAGAAGTGGGCTATGGTCTTGAAGGAAAACTGACGGATCTGGTTGCCGGGCGCATTATTCGGGAAGTAATTGTTCCCGCGTTTAAAGCCGGTAGTTTTGACCAAGGGGTGATGGCCGGTGTGGGCGCCATGATGGCCGCGGTCAAGGGTGAATACACGGCCCCCGAGGGCGGTGCCGGGTCAGCCGGACGAAGACAATCGGGCAGTCCGCTTTTGTTGCCCTTGATTGCATTTATATTTCTGGTCGGTCAACTCGGACGGGTGCGCCGGCCTTTGGGCGCGGCGGCCGGCGGCGTCTTGATGCCCCTTTTCGGGGCGATATTTCTAAAAACCGGCCTTCTGATGTTGCTGGCCCTGATACCACTTGGGCTGGTGGCTGGCTATCTTTTATCGCTTATCGCCGCCGGCCTTTCCGGCGGGCGACATATCGGCGGTGGTTATTACGGCGGATTCGGTGGCGGCGGCGGTTTTTCCTCCGGTAGTTTTGGCGGATTTTCCGGCGGCGGCGGTGGCTTTGGCGGCGGCGGTGCTTCCGGGGGCTGGTAA
- a CDS encoding tetratricopeptide repeat protein, with protein sequence MMTGCAANRPIPSRPATKPVVREKAPSPDKSRAAERLEQKPAAKVQPPPKKEAEPVMPPKTPSPRAVAAVTLSDQGKTLLERKRPDEAIRVLERAVNLHPQNGENYYYLAEAWLLKGNALQAAEFNHLATIYLKDEASWQQKIASQVARIKATSKGN encoded by the coding sequence ATGATGACCGGTTGTGCGGCGAATAGGCCGATACCGTCACGACCCGCAACGAAACCGGTGGTGAGGGAAAAAGCACCTTCTCCCGATAAATCACGCGCGGCTGAGCGGCTCGAGCAAAAACCGGCGGCAAAGGTTCAACCGCCCCCCAAAAAGGAAGCCGAACCGGTCATGCCACCAAAAACGCCGAGTCCAAGAGCGGTGGCCGCCGTCACGCTTTCAGACCAGGGGAAAACACTGCTTGAAAGAAAAAGGCCCGATGAAGCCATTCGAGTTTTAGAACGCGCCGTCAACCTTCACCCCCAGAACGGAGAAAACTATTACTACCTGGCGGAAGCATGGCTTCTGAAAGGCAATGCCCTGCAAGCGGCGGAGTTCAACCATCTGGCTACAATCTACCTCAAAGACGAGGCTAGCTGGCAGCAAAAGATAGCCTCCCAGGTTGCTCGAATAAAGGCAACCTCGAAAGGCAATTGA
- a CDS encoding LemA family protein, with translation MKKILTLALFIFCLFLIPGCGYNAMQQAEEGVFKAWADIESTLQRRADLIPNLVETVKGFASHEKETLQGVIEARAKATSVNMTTKDLSDPDAMQRLAGAQGGLSSALSRLMVVVERYPDLKANQNFLDLQSQLEGTENRINVARQRYNETVSAFNAMIRKFPNSLTNSMLLHLERKEYFKAEEGAKTAPEVKF, from the coding sequence ATGAAAAAGATTTTAACCCTGGCGCTTTTCATTTTTTGTTTATTTCTGATACCTGGTTGTGGGTATAACGCGATGCAGCAGGCTGAGGAGGGGGTTTTCAAGGCATGGGCGGATATTGAGAGCACCCTTCAGCGGCGGGCCGATTTGATTCCCAATCTTGTGGAAACGGTCAAGGGCTTTGCCTCGCACGAAAAAGAAACCCTTCAGGGCGTTATTGAAGCGCGGGCCAAGGCCACGTCTGTGAATATGACGACCAAAGACTTAAGTGATCCTGATGCCATGCAACGGCTGGCTGGCGCTCAGGGGGGGCTTTCGTCCGCTTTGTCCCGCCTGATGGTCGTAGTGGAGCGCTATCCCGACCTAAAGGCCAATCAGAATTTTCTGGACCTTCAGAGCCAGCTTGAAGGGACGGAAAACCGAATTAATGTTGCCCGCCAGCGCTATAATGAGACTGTTTCGGCCTTCAACGCCATGATTCGAAAATTTCCCAACAGCTTGACCAACAGCATGCTGTTGCACCTGGAGCGAAAAGAATATTTCAAGGCGGAAGAAGGGGCCAAGACCGCACCCGAGGTTAAGTTCTAA